One Pseudomonadota bacterium genomic window carries:
- a CDS encoding pyridoxal phosphate-dependent aminotransferase, with amino-acid sequence MAETVISLAERVQQIKPSPTLAVNAKAKALKAAGADILNFSVGEPDFDTPAHVCAAGKTAIDEGFTRYTAVPGIPELREAIAARFAEDHGWSYAPEQIQVSCGGKHGLYNMAQALFGPGDEVLIPAPYWVSYPDIIQLSGATPVVLPLTEEKDFDLEASVLEKYVTSKTKGIILNSPSNPTGAVYTAEALGAIGKMALERGWVVISDDIYDTITYTPGKLPHVLDITPELKEQVLILNGVSKSFAMTGWRIGYTAGPKHIIAAMNKIQSQSTSNPSSVAQKAALAAVTGPQDFPSVMKEAFLPRLEYILQALDGIGGITCVRPGGAFYVFPNVSSYYGRTFKGKTINGSLDMADYLLDEALLALVPGAAFGADRFIRFSFATSMAVIEEGMRRLGEALKRLE; translated from the coding sequence ATGGCGGAAACAGTAATATCGCTTGCTGAAAGGGTGCAACAGATTAAACCTTCCCCAACCCTGGCGGTAAACGCCAAGGCCAAAGCCCTGAAGGCGGCAGGCGCGGATATTCTTAATTTTAGTGTCGGCGAGCCTGATTTTGATACTCCGGCCCACGTCTGTGCGGCCGGGAAAACCGCCATCGATGAGGGGTTCACCAGATATACGGCGGTACCCGGAATCCCGGAATTAAGAGAGGCCATTGCGGCCAGATTTGCCGAAGACCACGGGTGGTCCTATGCTCCGGAGCAGATCCAGGTTTCATGCGGCGGCAAACACGGTCTTTACAATATGGCCCAGGCGCTTTTCGGGCCCGGAGACGAGGTTCTGATCCCCGCTCCTTACTGGGTGTCCTATCCCGATATCATCCAGCTCTCCGGGGCCACCCCGGTTGTCCTTCCCCTGACCGAGGAGAAGGACTTTGATCTGGAGGCATCCGTCCTGGAAAAATATGTGACGTCGAAAACCAAGGGGATTATTCTCAACAGTCCGTCAAATCCAACCGGTGCGGTGTATACTGCAGAGGCACTTGGCGCGATAGGGAAAATGGCCCTGGAAAGAGGATGGGTGGTGATTTCCGATGATATTTACGACACCATCACCTATACCCCGGGGAAGCTTCCTCACGTGCTAGATATTACCCCTGAACTGAAAGAGCAGGTGTTGATCTTAAACGGTGTTTCCAAATCTTTCGCCATGACCGGCTGGCGTATCGGCTATACCGCAGGTCCGAAACATATCATTGCGGCGATGAACAAGATCCAGAGCCAGAGCACCTCGAACCCCTCGTCGGTTGCGCAGAAGGCGGCCCTCGCTGCGGTAACCGGTCCGCAGGATTTTCCATCGGTGATGAAGGAGGCTTTTCTGCCGAGGCTTGAGTATATCCTGCAGGCCCTCGATGGTATCGGCGGGATCACCTGTGTCAGGCCGGGCGGCGCATTTTATGTTTTCCCCAATGTCTCATCCTATTACGGGCGTACTTTTAAAGGGAAAACAATCAACGGCTCTCTTGATATGGCTGATTACCTGCTCGATGAAGCCCTGCTGGCCCTCGTCCCGGGTGCGGCTTTCGGCGCGGATCGATTTATCCGGTTCTCGTTTGCCACCTCCATGGCAGTGATTGAGGAAGGGATGAGGAGGCTTGGTGAGGCCTTGAAAAGGCTTGAGTAG
- a CDS encoding FeoB-associated Cys-rich membrane protein — translation MTQTIENILLWMIIGIAAVYALRSAYGIFKGKARGCGCDSSCGDNTKPMPQKSIPDMRETPEDHSGKK, via the coding sequence ATGACCCAAACAATTGAAAATATTCTGCTTTGGATGATCATCGGCATAGCGGCTGTTTATGCTCTCCGCTCGGCATACGGAATTTTCAAGGGAAAGGCTCGCGGCTGTGGCTGTGACTCATCCTGCGGCGACAATACAAAACCGATGCCCCAGAAGAGTATTCCGGATATGCGTGAAACCCCCGAAGATCATTCCGGGAAAAAATAA